In a genomic window of Variovorax paradoxus:
- a CDS encoding (2Fe-2S)-binding protein has product MTSEYPVAFSLNGRARECNTPHRMLVADLLRTRLGLTGTHIGCEHGVCGACTIVVDGEPVRSCLMLGPQLDGTEVTTVEGLAHRSSGALTELQQAFRRHHALQCGFCTAGVLMSFSAFLDRERHPTQEQIREVLSGHLCRCTGYQGIVAAVMDAAERMRTGGGS; this is encoded by the coding sequence ATGACAAGTGAATATCCTGTCGCCTTCTCGCTCAACGGCCGGGCGCGCGAGTGCAATACGCCTCACCGGATGCTGGTGGCTGACCTGCTACGCACACGCCTTGGCCTCACCGGCACCCACATCGGCTGTGAGCACGGGGTTTGCGGAGCCTGCACCATCGTCGTGGATGGCGAGCCGGTGCGCTCGTGCCTGATGCTGGGCCCGCAACTGGACGGCACCGAGGTGACGACAGTGGAGGGGTTAGCTCATAGGTCAAGTGGTGCACTGACGGAACTGCAACAGGCCTTCCGTCGTCACCACGCGCTCCAGTGCGGCTTTTGTACTGCGGGCGTACTGATGTCGTTCAGCGCATTCCTTGATCGGGAGCGGCATCCGACGCAGGAGCAGATCCGCGAAGTTCTGTCTGGGCATCTGTGCCGCTGCACCGGCTACCAAGGCATTGTGGCCGCGGTGATGGACGCGGCGGAGCGGATGCGCACGGGAGGCGGATCATGA
- a CDS encoding xanthine dehydrogenase family protein subunit M, with protein MKPAPFIYHRPHSVEEALVALAQEDAKLLAGGQSLMPMMNMRFVSPMHVVDASRIADLSYVHRAGDWLVVGAMTKQALLLENEFVCKECPLMREALAHVGHVQTRSRGTIGGSLCHLDPAAELPLVCLVLDARMTVRGPHGARELSAVDWPVAYMTPALDSQEILTAISLPLRRPGQGDAFVEFARRSGDFAVAAVACSLVLDDRGIVASVALGIGGLCAVPTRLTRAEEILRGKPPEQAHFDAACAVVDALDVSDDAYYEAAYRKKIGRVLVRRALESASRRALEI; from the coding sequence ATGAAACCCGCCCCTTTCATTTACCACCGCCCTCACTCGGTGGAGGAGGCATTGGTCGCCTTGGCGCAGGAAGACGCCAAGCTTTTGGCCGGCGGGCAATCGCTGATGCCGATGATGAACATGCGTTTTGTTTCACCGATGCACGTCGTTGATGCGAGCCGGATAGCCGACCTTTCCTATGTACATCGCGCTGGTGATTGGCTTGTAGTCGGCGCGATGACGAAACAGGCACTGCTTCTGGAGAACGAATTTGTTTGCAAGGAATGTCCCTTGATGCGCGAGGCATTGGCACACGTCGGCCATGTACAGACACGTAGTAGAGGAACGATCGGTGGCAGCCTCTGCCATCTCGACCCAGCTGCCGAACTGCCACTGGTATGCCTCGTGCTCGATGCGCGTATGACGGTCCGCGGTCCCCACGGCGCTCGTGAGCTCAGCGCGGTAGATTGGCCTGTTGCATACATGACGCCTGCGCTGGATTCGCAGGAGATCCTCACTGCCATCTCGCTGCCTTTGCGGCGGCCAGGTCAGGGCGATGCCTTTGTTGAATTCGCCCGGCGATCCGGCGACTTCGCCGTGGCAGCGGTTGCCTGCTCACTTGTGCTGGACGACAGGGGGATTGTCGCGAGCGTAGCGCTCGGGATCGGTGGCCTGTGCGCAGTGCCAACGAGGCTGACACGGGCAGAAGAAATTCTGCGCGGCAAGCCGCCGGAACAAGCCCATTTCGACGCTGCTTGCGCCGTCGTCGATGCGCTTGATGTCAGCGACGACGCCTATTACGAGGCGGCTTACCGAAAGAAAATTGGGCGTGTGCTGGTACGGCGCGCGCTGGAATCCGCGTCCAGACGCGCGCTGGAGATCTGA
- a CDS encoding alpha/beta hydrolase: MTYEFQIAPAGDYKLRYLDVGQGPAVLLIHGLAGDCAGWFPLIEALRDRHRVIAFDNRGAGQSTQIDEPITTADLAGDTFALLDHLNLESVQVVGRSMGGAVAQIMALQAPERIRSMVLCASFAKLDPLGVRVLTIMREVLEWRGSWQDHARHSVHYFLSPDSFNCRPEMVTRIESLIGGESRLQEAYSHQNRACVAHDTVARLPQIRQPVLVLAGAQDPIASAVATGQLSTGLPNSETVLFENASHFFLLEQQARFHGLVAQWLQRHSPA, translated from the coding sequence ATGACATACGAATTTCAGATCGCGCCTGCGGGCGATTACAAGTTGCGATATCTGGATGTGGGCCAGGGCCCTGCCGTGTTGCTAATCCATGGTCTGGCCGGTGATTGCGCCGGCTGGTTTCCCCTCATTGAGGCGTTGCGCGATCGCCATCGGGTCATCGCATTCGACAATCGCGGCGCAGGCCAGAGCACGCAGATTGACGAGCCGATCACGACAGCGGATCTTGCCGGGGACACCTTCGCCCTTCTGGACCACCTGAACCTGGAAAGCGTGCAAGTGGTGGGCCGATCAATGGGCGGAGCGGTTGCACAGATCATGGCCCTTCAAGCCCCTGAGCGCATCCGATCGATGGTCCTATGTGCCTCTTTTGCCAAGCTGGACCCTCTGGGCGTGCGTGTTCTGACGATCATGCGAGAGGTGCTGGAATGGCGCGGGAGCTGGCAGGACCATGCGCGCCACAGCGTGCACTATTTTCTCTCCCCCGACAGCTTCAATTGCCGGCCCGAAATGGTTACCAGGATCGAGAGCCTGATAGGCGGTGAATCGCGGTTGCAAGAGGCCTACAGTCACCAAAATCGCGCCTGCGTCGCGCACGATACTGTGGCGCGACTGCCGCAGATCCGACAGCCAGTGCTGGTGCTCGCCGGTGCGCAGGATCCGATTGCCTCTGCGGTGGCGACCGGGCAGTTGAGCACAGGCCTTCCCAATAGCGAGACCGTGCTGTTCGAGAACGCGAGCCACTTCTTCCTGCTGGAGCAGCAGGCGCGTTTTCACGGTTTGGTCGCGCAATGGTTGCAACGCCACAGTCCCGCATGA
- a CDS encoding ABC transporter ATP-binding protein has translation MFSFTGVNAFYGDSHVLHDIELKARSGRALALLGRNGAGKSTCLSTAIGFVKARTGRILLDGKDMRGLAPEAICRAGVGLVPQGRRVFPTLSVRENLEVAQGARQSPGATGWTLQRVFDMFPRLKERHAQLAGSLSGGEQQMLAIGRALMTQPRVLLLDEPSEGLAPQIVRQLATAFILLKSEMAVVLVEQNLNFALEVADDIVLLNTGRVVFSGDCEAFMERRSQLYAHLAVA, from the coding sequence GTGTTTTCTTTTACAGGGGTCAACGCCTTCTATGGGGACAGCCATGTGCTGCACGACATCGAGTTGAAGGCGAGGTCCGGCCGCGCGCTGGCGCTGCTGGGACGAAACGGTGCCGGGAAGTCGACATGCCTGTCTACCGCGATTGGCTTCGTAAAGGCCCGTACGGGCCGCATCCTGCTCGATGGCAAAGACATGCGCGGTCTTGCGCCCGAAGCAATCTGCCGCGCCGGCGTGGGCCTGGTACCGCAAGGGCGGCGCGTGTTTCCGACGCTCAGCGTCAGGGAGAACCTGGAAGTGGCGCAAGGCGCTCGACAAAGCCCCGGCGCGACGGGCTGGACTCTCCAGCGCGTGTTCGACATGTTTCCCCGCCTCAAGGAGCGGCACGCCCAGCTTGCAGGGAGCCTCTCGGGCGGCGAGCAGCAGATGCTCGCAATCGGGAGGGCGCTGATGACGCAGCCCAGGGTGTTGTTGCTCGATGAGCCGTCCGAGGGGCTTGCACCCCAGATCGTGCGGCAGCTTGCCACGGCCTTCATCCTGCTCAAGAGCGAGATGGCGGTCGTGCTGGTGGAGCAGAACCTGAACTTTGCCCTCGAAGTTGCCGACGACATCGTGCTGCTCAACACCGGTCGCGTGGTCTTCAGCGGCGACTGCGAGGCTTTCATGGAGCGCCGCTCTCAACTCTATGCCCACCTTGCCGTGGCCTGA
- a CDS encoding ABC transporter ATP-binding protein, with product MNTMLSISGLAKSYGGLRVTCDISIDIARGERHLLIGPNGAGKTTLFNLISGDVPPDHGRIVIDAVDMTRMATAARVQHGVARTYQIITLFERDTLRSNVMLSLLGKTAGRWLPWGRLERGGLYAKAFECLRRVGLESKADLPLAHTSYGEKRRLEIAMALAQEPRLLLLDEPLAGLSAEERETVTRVLREIPRHVTVLLIEHDMDVALSLADRVTLLHQGAVVATGSREEIANHPKTREVYLGQ from the coding sequence ATGAACACCATGCTCAGCATCAGCGGTTTGGCCAAGTCCTACGGGGGCCTGCGGGTGACGTGCGACATCAGCATTGATATCGCGCGCGGTGAGCGCCATCTGCTAATCGGCCCGAACGGCGCTGGAAAAACCACCCTCTTCAACCTCATCTCCGGCGACGTCCCACCAGACCACGGACGCATTGTGATCGACGCAGTGGACATGACACGGATGGCCACTGCTGCTCGCGTCCAGCACGGCGTGGCGCGAACCTACCAAATCATCACACTCTTCGAACGGGACACCCTGCGGAGCAACGTGATGCTGTCGTTGCTCGGGAAGACCGCAGGGCGCTGGCTCCCCTGGGGAAGGCTCGAACGCGGAGGCCTTTACGCGAAGGCGTTCGAGTGCCTACGGCGAGTCGGCTTGGAGAGCAAGGCGGATCTTCCGCTTGCGCATACATCCTACGGTGAAAAACGTCGGCTCGAGATCGCCATGGCGCTCGCGCAGGAGCCCCGCCTGCTGTTGCTCGACGAGCCACTCGCCGGACTATCTGCCGAAGAGCGGGAGACGGTGACGCGCGTGCTCCGTGAGATCCCCCGCCATGTCACCGTGCTGCTGATCGAGCATGACATGGATGTCGCGCTCTCACTGGCCGACCGCGTGACCCTGCTGCATCAGGGCGCGGTCGTTGCAACCGGCTCGAGAGAAGAGATTGCCAACCATCCGAAGACACGCGAGGTTTATCTTGGGCAATGA